From one Streptomyces sp. N50 genomic stretch:
- a CDS encoding sugar ABC transporter permease, translated as MRKGQYRFVTGFLFVPVALYLIFVIWPYIQTFGYSLTDWKGESQTFKFVGLDNYRTLLHDDVFKEAIWHNLLFLVFIPVITILLALFFAFMVNAGGHSKAGGVQGVAGSGFYKIVYFFPQVLSLAILAVLFNAVYRSDGGGLLNGVLIKLHLVDVNNPVEWLNEPNVVLWALMAVVVWHGVGFYLVLFSAAMQSIPRDIYEAALIDGAGRSQSFFRITLPLLWETVQTAWVYLGIIAMDMFVLVSSMTSNMGAYGGGPDHGSDVMSTVMMRNFLYFGKSGYACAMGVVMLLLTLILSVVTLRATRRERIEF; from the coding sequence ATGCGCAAAGGGCAGTACAGGTTCGTCACGGGATTTCTCTTCGTTCCCGTGGCGCTCTATCTGATCTTCGTGATCTGGCCGTACATCCAGACGTTCGGCTATTCGCTGACCGACTGGAAGGGCGAGTCACAGACCTTCAAGTTCGTCGGACTGGACAACTATCGAACGCTGCTCCACGACGACGTCTTCAAGGAGGCCATCTGGCACAACCTCCTGTTCCTGGTGTTCATCCCGGTGATCACCATTCTGCTGGCCCTGTTCTTCGCCTTCATGGTGAACGCGGGAGGACACAGCAAGGCCGGCGGGGTGCAGGGTGTCGCCGGCAGCGGGTTCTACAAAATCGTCTACTTCTTCCCGCAGGTGCTGTCGCTGGCGATTCTCGCGGTGCTGTTCAACGCGGTGTACCGCAGTGACGGCGGCGGTCTGCTCAACGGCGTCCTGATCAAACTCCACCTGGTCGACGTCAACAATCCGGTGGAATGGCTCAACGAGCCCAACGTGGTGCTGTGGGCGCTGATGGCGGTCGTGGTCTGGCACGGCGTCGGTTTCTATCTGGTGCTGTTCTCCGCCGCCATGCAGTCCATTCCGCGGGACATCTACGAGGCCGCCCTGATCGACGGCGCGGGCCGCTCCCAGTCCTTCTTCCGGATCACCCTGCCGCTGCTCTGGGAGACCGTCCAGACGGCCTGGGTGTACCTCGGCATCATCGCGATGGACATGTTCGTCCTGGTCTCCTCCATGACCTCGAACATGGGCGCCTACGGAGGCGGTCCCGACCACGGCAGCGACGTCATGTCGACCGTGATGATGCGCAACTTCCTCTACTTCGGGAAGAGCGGCTACGCCTGCGCGATGGGCGTCGTCATGCTGCTGCTCACCCTGATCCTGTCCGTGGTCACGCTGCGCGCCACCCGCCGTGAGCGCATCGAGTTCTGA
- a CDS encoding carbohydrate ABC transporter permease — protein MSAPLKETAPAGGTVPPQPSPGKSGARPHEPRGEGVVLNAFSHGFLALWALLIVLPLLWLVFSSFKTDVQIGNSAFGWPQNWTFDVFRRAWSKGIGDYFLNTLIVLVFSVPLTMLFGSMAAYVLARYRFWGNRMLYYFFVAGAMFPVFLALVPLFFMVKRLDMLNTYQGLILVYIAYSMPFTVFFMHAFFRTLPTAVFEAAILDGASHTRTFFQVMLPMAKAGLISVGIFNTLGQWNQFILPTVLMQPQSGSDPERYVLTQGLIQLQQQQGYASDLPVLFAGVTIAMIPMLVVYLSFQRQVQSGLTSATLK, from the coding sequence ATGAGCGCACCCCTGAAGGAGACCGCCCCCGCGGGCGGCACCGTCCCGCCCCAGCCGTCGCCTGGGAAGTCCGGCGCCCGGCCCCATGAACCGCGCGGCGAGGGCGTCGTGCTGAACGCCTTCTCGCACGGCTTCCTCGCCCTGTGGGCCCTGCTGATCGTGCTGCCGCTGCTGTGGCTGGTGTTCAGCTCGTTCAAGACCGACGTGCAGATCGGCAACTCGGCCTTCGGCTGGCCGCAGAACTGGACGTTCGACGTGTTCCGGCGGGCCTGGAGCAAGGGCATCGGCGACTACTTCCTGAACACCCTGATCGTGCTGGTCTTCTCGGTCCCGCTGACGATGCTGTTCGGCTCGATGGCCGCGTACGTGCTGGCCCGCTACCGGTTCTGGGGCAACCGGATGCTGTACTACTTCTTCGTCGCCGGCGCGATGTTCCCGGTGTTCCTGGCGCTGGTCCCGCTGTTCTTCATGGTCAAGCGCCTCGACATGCTCAACACGTACCAGGGGCTGATCCTGGTCTACATCGCCTACTCGATGCCGTTCACGGTGTTCTTCATGCACGCGTTCTTCCGGACGCTGCCCACCGCGGTCTTCGAGGCGGCCATCCTCGACGGCGCCTCGCACACCCGGACGTTCTTCCAAGTGATGTTGCCGATGGCCAAGGCCGGGTTGATCAGTGTCGGCATCTTCAACACCCTCGGTCAGTGGAACCAGTTCATCCTGCCGACGGTCCTGATGCAGCCGCAGAGCGGTTCGGACCCGGAGCGCTATGTCCTGACCCAAGGACTCATCCAGCTCCAGCAACAACAGGGCTACGCCTCCGACCTGCCCGTTCTCTTCGCGGGTGTCACGATCGCCATGATCCCGATGCTGGTCGTCTACCTGTCGTTCCAGCGCCAGGTGCAGTCCGGTCTGACCTCGGCGACGCTGAAGTAG
- a CDS encoding ROK family transcriptional regulator, which translates to METPGSQSSLHRANLERVVRAVRLAGSLTQAEIARTTGLSAATVSNIVRELKDGGTVEVTPTSAGGRRARSVSLSGDAGIVIGVDFGHTHLRVAVGNLAHQVLAEESEPVDVDASSTQGFDRAEELVNRLITATGVDRSKIAGVGLGVPGPIDVESGTLGSTAILPGWTGTRPAEELGSRLGVPVHVDNDANLGALGELVWGSGRGVRDLAYIKVASGVGAGLVINGKIYRGPGGTAGEIGHITLDESGPVCRCGNRGCLETFTAARYVLPLLQSSHGTDLTMEGVVRLARDGDPGCRRVIADVGRHIGSGVANLCNLLNPSRVVLGGDLAEAGELVLGPIRESVGRYAIPSAARQLSVLPGALGGRAEVLGALALALSEMGDSTLLDGSLTAATPVFT; encoded by the coding sequence GTGGAGACTCCGGGGTCGCAGTCGTCACTGCACCGAGCCAATCTCGAGCGGGTCGTGCGAGCGGTGCGGTTGGCCGGGTCGCTGACGCAGGCGGAGATCGCGAGGACGACGGGCCTGTCCGCCGCGACCGTCTCCAACATCGTGCGCGAGCTCAAGGACGGCGGAACGGTCGAGGTCACACCGACTTCGGCGGGCGGCCGCAGGGCCCGCAGCGTCTCGCTGAGCGGGGACGCCGGCATCGTCATCGGCGTCGACTTCGGGCACACGCATTTGCGCGTCGCGGTCGGGAATCTCGCCCATCAGGTGCTGGCCGAGGAGTCCGAGCCCGTCGATGTGGACGCCTCCTCGACGCAGGGCTTCGACCGGGCGGAAGAGCTGGTCAACCGGCTGATCACGGCGACCGGGGTGGACCGTTCCAAGATCGCCGGGGTGGGCCTCGGCGTGCCCGGTCCGATCGACGTCGAGTCGGGCACCCTGGGCTCCACCGCGATCCTGCCGGGCTGGACCGGCACCAGACCCGCCGAGGAGCTGGGCAGCCGTCTGGGCGTACCGGTGCACGTGGACAACGACGCGAACCTCGGCGCCCTCGGTGAGCTGGTCTGGGGCAGTGGGCGGGGCGTCAGGGACCTGGCGTACATCAAGGTGGCGAGCGGGGTCGGCGCGGGGCTGGTCATCAACGGCAAGATCTACCGGGGCCCGGGTGGCACAGCGGGAGAAATCGGGCATATTACTCTTGATGAGTCCGGCCCTGTCTGCCGTTGCGGAAACCGGGGCTGCCTGGAGACCTTCACGGCCGCGCGCTATGTGCTGCCGCTCCTCCAGTCCAGTCACGGAACCGACCTGACCATGGAGGGAGTCGTACGGCTGGCGCGGGACGGAGACCCTGGCTGCCGTCGGGTGATCGCCGACGTCGGCCGACACATCGGCAGTGGAGTCGCCAATCTCTGCAATTTGCTGAACCCGAGCCGAGTGGTCCTCGGTGGCGATCTCGCCGAGGCCGGTGAGCTGGTGCTCGGGCCGATCAGGGAGTCTGTCGGCCGCTACGCGATCCCCAGTGCGGCGCGTCAATTGTCCGTTCTCCCGGGGGCACTTGGAGGCCGTGCGGAAGTGCTCGGAGCGCTCGCTCTCGCACTCAGCGAGATGGGCGATTCGACCCTTTTGGACGGGTCGCTGACCGCGGCCACACCTGTCTTCACTTAG
- a CDS encoding sugar ABC transporter substrate-binding protein has product MNTRMRRAAVAVIATTMAVSMAACGKAGDDKKSDSSSSSSGGTNASIGLLLPDSVTARYEKFDKPYFEAKVKELCSGCTVQYNNANASAATQAQQVSSMITKGVKVIVISAQDSAAIKSSIQQAVNKGIKVVAYDRLAQGPVSAYVSFDNVEVGKLQGEALLTSLGSKATPSANVVMINGDDADPNAAQFKKGAHEALDGKVKIAYEQSGLWKDTVAGQKMSAAITQLGAKKIAGVYSANDGMAGGIATVLKGAGISNIPLTGQDAELAGIQRIVAGTQSSTVYKAFKPEAEAAATLAVDLAQGKSISSLATTTQTSGSGNKVPSQLLTPVSVTKANIKDTVIKDGLYTVAQICTADYAKACKAAGLE; this is encoded by the coding sequence GTGAACACGCGTATGCGTCGTGCCGCCGTTGCCGTCATCGCCACCACCATGGCCGTCTCGATGGCCGCCTGTGGCAAGGCAGGCGACGACAAGAAGTCCGACAGCAGCTCCAGCTCCTCGGGCGGTACGAACGCCTCGATCGGCCTGCTCCTGCCCGACAGCGTCACCGCTCGGTACGAGAAGTTCGACAAGCCGTACTTCGAGGCGAAGGTCAAGGAGCTCTGCTCCGGCTGCACCGTCCAGTACAACAACGCGAACGCCAGCGCCGCGACGCAGGCCCAGCAGGTCAGCAGCATGATCACCAAGGGCGTCAAGGTCATCGTGATCAGCGCCCAGGACTCCGCCGCGATCAAGTCCTCGATCCAGCAGGCGGTCAACAAGGGCATCAAGGTCGTCGCGTACGACCGTCTGGCCCAGGGCCCGGTCTCCGCGTACGTCTCCTTCGACAACGTCGAGGTCGGCAAGCTCCAGGGCGAGGCGCTCCTCACCTCGCTGGGCTCGAAGGCCACCCCCTCGGCGAACGTCGTCATGATCAACGGTGACGACGCCGACCCGAACGCCGCGCAGTTCAAGAAGGGCGCCCACGAGGCCCTCGACGGCAAGGTCAAGATCGCCTACGAGCAGTCCGGCCTGTGGAAGGACACCGTCGCCGGGCAGAAGATGTCGGCGGCCATCACGCAGCTCGGCGCCAAGAAGATCGCGGGCGTCTACTCCGCCAACGACGGCATGGCCGGTGGTATCGCCACCGTCCTCAAGGGCGCGGGCATCAGCAACATCCCGCTGACGGGCCAGGACGCGGAGCTCGCCGGTATCCAGCGCATCGTCGCCGGTACCCAGTCCAGCACCGTCTACAAGGCCTTCAAGCCGGAGGCCGAGGCGGCCGCCACGCTCGCCGTCGACCTGGCGCAGGGCAAGAGCATCTCCTCGCTCGCCACCACGACCCAGACCAGCGGCTCCGGCAACAAGGTGCCCTCGCAGCTGCTGACCCCGGTGTCGGTCACCAAGGCCAACATCAAGGACACGGTCATCAAGGACGGTCTCTACACCGTCGCGCAGATCTGCACCGCCGACTACGCCAAGGCGTGCAAGGCGGCCGGTCTGGAGTAA
- a CDS encoding ATP-binding cassette domain-containing protein — translation MVNVSATPVLALRGVSKRFGAVQALTEVELEVHAGEVVALVGDNGAGKSTLVKTIAGVHPIDEGVIEWEGNPVSINKPHDAQGLGVATVYQDLALCDNLDVVGNLYLGRELLRHGVIDEVTMEKNSRELLSTLSIRIPSVRIPIASLSGGQRQVVAIARALIGDPKVVILDEPTAALGVEQTAQVLDLVERLRERNLGVILISHNMADVKAVADTVNVLRLGKNNGSFPVKDTSQETIIAAITGATDNAVTRRAVRSTEAAK, via the coding sequence ATGGTTAACGTGTCCGCTACGCCCGTGCTGGCGTTGCGCGGAGTCTCCAAGCGATTCGGTGCGGTGCAGGCCCTCACCGAAGTAGAGCTGGAGGTCCACGCCGGAGAAGTCGTCGCACTGGTCGGCGACAACGGCGCAGGAAAGTCCACCCTGGTGAAGACCATCGCCGGGGTGCATCCCATCGATGAAGGAGTCATCGAGTGGGAGGGCAACCCGGTCAGCATCAACAAGCCGCACGACGCCCAGGGACTCGGCGTCGCGACGGTCTACCAGGACCTCGCGCTGTGCGACAACCTCGATGTCGTCGGCAACCTCTACCTCGGGCGTGAGCTGCTGCGCCACGGGGTCATCGACGAGGTCACGATGGAGAAGAACTCCCGTGAGCTGCTGAGCACCCTCTCCATCCGCATCCCGAGTGTGCGCATCCCGATCGCCAGCCTCTCCGGTGGCCAGCGACAGGTCGTCGCGATCGCCCGCGCGCTGATCGGCGACCCCAAGGTCGTCATCCTCGACGAGCCCACCGCCGCCCTCGGCGTCGAGCAGACCGCCCAGGTCCTCGACCTGGTCGAGCGGCTGCGCGAGCGCAACCTCGGCGTCATCCTCATCAGCCACAACATGGCCGACGTCAAGGCGGTCGCCGACACCGTCAACGTGCTGCGCCTGGGCAAGAACAACGGCTCCTTCCCGGTGAAGGACACCAGTCAGGAAACGATCATCGCCGCGATCACCGGTGCCACGGACAACGCCGTGACCCGTCGTGCGGTGCGCAGCACGGAGGCGGCAAAGTGA
- a CDS encoding ABC transporter permease subunit, which yields MSDTSGTVKKDAVEPTTEAPTEDPTAAAGAATVVDPRLLVREEGYKGYITEFKRKVKGGELGSLPVVAGLIVIGIIFQSQNSRFLSADNLSNISYYLSATGMLAIGLVFVLLLGEIDLSVGSVSGLASTLFAVFVVNHGMNGWLALILTIITGIGIGALHGFFFARIGVPAFVVTLAGFLGWNGLMLWLLGSSGTINIPDEGPVHLLGQGSFFMDQSIAGAYILAALGVGSLAYGSLVEQRRRKAAGVPFRPTSEIALRVGLLAVAAFVTAYVLNSSAGVSNALVIFLASLVIVDFVLRRTPYGRKVFAVGGGIEAARRAGINVPMIRITVFAISGGFAAVGGMFFAGQTQSATLNAGGGNTLMLAIAAAVIGGTSLFGGRGTVWSALLGMLVIQSIQTGLDLLNMNTSIQYMITGGVLLGAVVIDSVSRKSQKAAGRG from the coding sequence GTGAGCGACACGTCAGGCACCGTGAAGAAGGACGCGGTGGAACCCACCACCGAGGCTCCGACCGAGGACCCCACGGCGGCGGCCGGTGCCGCCACCGTCGTCGACCCGCGTCTGCTGGTCCGCGAAGAGGGCTACAAGGGCTACATCACCGAGTTCAAGCGCAAGGTCAAGGGCGGTGAGCTCGGCTCGCTGCCGGTCGTCGCCGGTCTGATCGTCATCGGCATCATCTTCCAGTCGCAGAACAGCCGGTTCCTGAGCGCGGACAACCTGTCCAACATCAGCTACTACCTGTCCGCGACCGGCATGCTCGCCATCGGCCTGGTCTTCGTGCTGCTGCTCGGCGAGATCGACCTGTCCGTCGGCTCGGTCAGCGGTCTGGCGTCCACCCTGTTCGCCGTCTTCGTGGTCAACCACGGGATGAACGGCTGGCTGGCGCTGATCCTGACGATCATCACGGGCATCGGCATCGGCGCGCTGCACGGCTTCTTCTTCGCGAGGATCGGCGTACCGGCGTTCGTCGTCACCCTGGCCGGCTTCCTCGGCTGGAACGGTCTGATGCTGTGGCTGCTCGGTTCGAGCGGCACCATCAACATCCCGGACGAGGGTCCGGTGCACCTGCTCGGCCAGGGCTCGTTCTTCATGGACCAGTCGATCGCGGGCGCCTACATCCTGGCCGCCCTCGGCGTCGGCTCCCTGGCCTACGGCTCGCTCGTCGAGCAGCGCCGCCGCAAGGCCGCCGGGGTGCCGTTCCGGCCCACCAGCGAGATCGCGCTGCGGGTCGGCCTGCTCGCCGTGGCCGCGTTCGTCACCGCGTACGTGCTGAACTCCTCGGCCGGTGTCTCCAACGCGCTGGTGATCTTCCTCGCGTCCCTGGTGATCGTGGACTTCGTGCTCCGTCGTACCCCGTACGGCCGTAAGGTCTTCGCGGTCGGTGGCGGCATCGAGGCCGCGCGCCGTGCCGGTATCAACGTGCCGATGATCCGCATCACCGTGTTCGCCATCTCCGGTGGCTTCGCGGCGGTCGGCGGTATGTTCTTCGCCGGTCAGACCCAGAGCGCCACGCTCAACGCGGGTGGCGGCAACACCCTGATGCTGGCCATCGCGGCCGCGGTCATCGGCGGTACGAGCCTCTTCGGTGGCCGCGGCACCGTCTGGTCCGCCCTGCTGGGCATGCTCGTCATCCAGTCGATCCAGACCGGTCTCGACCTGCTGAACATGAACACGTCGATCCAGTACATGATCACGGGTGGCGTCCTGCTCGGCGCGGTCGTCATCGACTCGGTGTCCCGCAAGAGCCAGAAGGCCGCCGGTCGCGGCTGA